Below is a genomic region from Oceanispirochaeta sp. M1.
ATTTAAGAATCTTTTTAATGAATCACTGTTTTCTGACTTGTAAAGCTATATTTGGTGTGCTATATTGATAATTACGAAAATCAACACATCATATGGCGCCCCATATATAGTGTAGTGGAGATAATTAATGAAATGTCCTCTCTGTGAGAACATGGACGATAAAGTGATAGAATCACGGCAGAACATAAGCGGTACATCCATCAGAAGACGGAGAGAATGTGCTTCCTGCGGTTATCGTTTCACATCATATGAAAAAGTTGAAGAAATACCCTTAATGGTTATCAAGAAAGATAATACCCGCCAGCCCTTTGATGTAAAGAAGATGGAACGGGGTATTCAGAGAGCCGTAGAAAAAAGGCCGGTTTCCCAGATGAAAGTGGACA
It encodes:
- the nrdR gene encoding transcriptional regulator NrdR, giving the protein MKCPLCENMDDKVIESRQNISGTSIRRRRECASCGYRFTSYEKVEEIPLMVIKKDNTRQPFDVKKMERGIQRAVEKRPVSQMKVDSILHDIEDEANLRGKSSHEIKSIELGEMVMTQLYALDKVAYVRFASVYRHFENVEEFVNIIDTLKNI